One Streptomyces sp. NBC_00102 DNA segment encodes these proteins:
- a CDS encoding MarR family winged helix-turn-helix transcriptional regulator produces MSFQLVLAEFGRRLEAAGHADVRPVHGMVFQLLQHSGATSTELADRLGVTKQAAGQIVDYLEKRGYVERHPHPAGGRRRLVALTAKAREHLAAAGHVLHGLESQLADQLHASGLRLPRAELAGLVRALAGDTPPPLRPVW; encoded by the coding sequence ATGTCCTTCCAGCTCGTACTCGCCGAGTTCGGACGCCGTCTGGAGGCCGCCGGGCATGCCGACGTGCGCCCCGTCCACGGCATGGTCTTCCAGCTGCTCCAGCACTCGGGCGCCACGAGCACGGAACTCGCCGACCGGCTCGGGGTGACCAAACAGGCGGCCGGCCAGATCGTCGACTACCTGGAGAAGCGGGGTTACGTCGAGCGCCACCCGCACCCGGCGGGTGGCCGGCGCAGACTCGTCGCCCTGACGGCGAAGGCGCGGGAGCACCTCGCCGCCGCCGGGCACGTACTCCACGGCCTGGAGTCACAGCTGGCCGATCAGCTCCACGCGTCCGGCCTGCGCCTCCCCCGCGCCGAACTCGCCGGGCTCGTACGGGCCCTGGCCGGAGACACACCCCCGCCCCTGCGGCCCGTCTGGTGA
- a CDS encoding cupin domain-containing protein, with translation MYVISESEQRTTVTPAASAFALAGPSQGSTELSTWRVEFGAGSAGPVHSIDREQVWMPLSGVLGVEVDGVTGRVAAGQALVLPADVVRQLTALEGPMVALVAMAAGGTAARPGDDTRIPLPWAE, from the coding sequence ATGTATGTGATCAGCGAGAGCGAGCAGCGGACGACCGTCACGCCTGCGGCATCGGCGTTCGCCCTGGCGGGCCCGAGTCAGGGAAGCACCGAACTCAGCACCTGGCGCGTGGAGTTCGGTGCGGGTTCCGCCGGGCCCGTGCACAGCATCGACCGTGAGCAGGTGTGGATGCCGCTGTCCGGTGTGCTCGGAGTGGAGGTCGACGGGGTGACCGGGCGGGTGGCGGCCGGGCAAGCGCTCGTTCTGCCCGCCGACGTGGTGCGCCAACTCACCGCACTGGAAGGCCCGATGGTGGCTCTGGTCGCCATGGCGGCCGGTGGAACGGCCGCGCGGCCGGGCGACGACACGAGGATTCCGCTGCCCTGGGCGGAGTGA
- a CDS encoding helix-turn-helix transcriptional regulator produces the protein MDTPTALGDFLRNRRARLQPEDVGLPSHGTRRRVPGLRREELALLAGVSITYYTHLEQGQSANASDSVLDSLARALRLTPDEHAHLRDLARPPKAKRPVPRRPEYVRATTRRLIEQMPHVPAVVLDGRNDVLAWNALGHALLAGHLDPTSPDDPASRPNLTRMLFLDPHARELYTNWAKEARVALAAMRLTAGRNPQDRALAELIGSLMLQSPDFAGLWSKHPVRDCTVGTKELHHPVVGPMTLDFENLHLSDDTGHRMLLYTAPEGSPSDAALSLLSSLTAESDRARISSKRGAGAAETTSSEPGADGLR, from the coding sequence ATGGACACTCCCACGGCCCTGGGCGACTTCCTCCGCAACCGCCGCGCGCGGCTCCAGCCGGAGGACGTCGGCCTGCCGAGCCACGGAACCCGCAGGCGGGTACCCGGACTGCGGCGCGAGGAGCTCGCCCTGCTGGCCGGGGTGAGCATCACGTACTACACGCACCTGGAGCAGGGGCAGAGCGCCAACGCCTCGGACAGCGTCCTCGACTCCCTGGCCCGCGCACTGCGCCTCACCCCGGACGAGCACGCCCATCTGCGCGACCTCGCCCGCCCGCCGAAGGCGAAGCGGCCCGTCCCGCGCCGCCCGGAGTACGTACGCGCCACCACCCGGCGGCTGATCGAACAGATGCCGCACGTTCCCGCCGTGGTGCTGGACGGACGCAACGACGTCCTCGCCTGGAACGCACTGGGCCACGCGCTGCTCGCCGGCCACCTGGACCCGACGAGCCCGGACGACCCGGCGAGCCGCCCGAACCTCACCCGGATGCTTTTCCTGGACCCGCACGCCCGCGAGTTGTACACCAACTGGGCCAAGGAGGCGCGGGTGGCGCTGGCCGCGATGCGCCTGACCGCGGGCCGCAACCCCCAGGACCGCGCGCTCGCGGAGCTGATCGGCTCACTCATGCTGCAGAGCCCCGACTTCGCGGGCCTCTGGTCGAAGCATCCGGTGCGGGACTGCACCGTCGGGACGAAGGAGCTGCACCATCCGGTGGTGGGCCCGATGACCCTGGACTTCGAGAACCTCCACCTCTCCGACGACACCGGCCACCGGATGCTGCTCTACACCGCCCCCGAGGGCTCCCCCTCCGACGCCGCGCTGAGCCTGCTGTCGAGTCTGACCGCCGAGTCGGACCGCGCCCGCATCTCTTCGAAGCGCGGGGCGGGCGCGGCGGAGACGACTTCTTCGGAACCGGGCGCGGACGGGCTGCGGTAG
- a CDS encoding MFS transporter, protein MTVTEGVRTGEAPVRLGGRLRLVLVVLLVAQFMLAVDFSILNVALPVIGDGLGFSLSGLQWIATSFALAAAGFTLLFGRIADLFGRRRLFLAGLAVLGLASLVGGLAQSPEMLIVARVLQGLATAAVTPAGLSLLTTSFPEGPLRQKALGLNGALMSAGFTTGAILGGVLTDLLSWRWSFFINVPVAIAVLIIAPTVIKESRPAVRPKLDVPGAVSVTLGLLALIFGLTQAGEHGWGSGAAIGWLAGGAALLLVFYAVESKAPSPLVPVSVLKKPTVAWGNVAGAVAFLTETSLVFLMTLYLQEVLGFSPLTAGLSFGVLGVGTVVGGSIAPRVIGATSTRSTLLIGGVLQAVATLSLVGLGETSGSMGLLLTATFAGGVGNMLVIVGFMVTATTGLADHEQGMATGLATMTQQIGITMGTPIMSAVAAANTDIHDGITTAVIVNTAVVVLGILTSFLFLRNGKPAAESRIG, encoded by the coding sequence ATGACCGTTACCGAGGGTGTACGGACGGGGGAGGCGCCGGTCCGTCTCGGCGGGCGGCTGCGCCTCGTCCTGGTGGTGTTGCTGGTCGCGCAGTTCATGCTGGCGGTGGACTTCTCGATCCTGAACGTGGCGTTGCCGGTGATCGGTGACGGGCTGGGCTTCTCCCTGTCGGGTCTCCAGTGGATCGCGACCTCGTTCGCACTGGCCGCGGCCGGGTTCACCCTGCTGTTCGGCCGGATCGCGGACCTGTTCGGACGGCGGCGGCTGTTCCTCGCGGGGCTGGCCGTACTGGGGCTCGCGTCGCTGGTGGGCGGATTGGCCCAGAGCCCCGAAATGCTCATCGTGGCCAGGGTGCTCCAGGGGCTGGCGACGGCGGCCGTGACGCCGGCGGGACTCTCGCTGCTGACCACGTCGTTCCCCGAGGGACCGCTGCGGCAGAAGGCGCTGGGGCTGAACGGCGCGCTGATGTCGGCGGGGTTCACGACCGGCGCCATCCTGGGCGGAGTCCTGACCGATCTCCTCTCCTGGCGCTGGTCCTTCTTCATCAACGTCCCCGTGGCGATCGCGGTGCTGATCATCGCGCCGACGGTGATCAAGGAGTCCCGCCCGGCGGTCCGTCCGAAGCTGGACGTACCGGGTGCGGTCTCGGTGACGCTGGGGCTGCTGGCGCTGATCTTCGGTCTGACGCAGGCCGGTGAGCACGGCTGGGGGTCGGGCGCCGCGATCGGCTGGCTGGCCGGCGGTGCCGCGCTGCTGCTGGTGTTCTACGCGGTGGAGTCCAAGGCGCCGAGCCCGCTGGTGCCGGTGTCGGTACTGAAGAAGCCGACGGTGGCCTGGGGGAACGTGGCCGGTGCGGTCGCCTTCCTCACGGAGACGAGCCTGGTCTTCCTGATGACGCTCTACCTCCAGGAGGTCCTCGGGTTCTCGCCGCTGACGGCCGGCCTGTCCTTCGGTGTGCTGGGGGTCGGCACGGTGGTGGGCGGTTCGATCGCGCCCCGGGTGATCGGGGCGACCTCGACACGGTCGACGCTGCTGATCGGCGGAGTGCTCCAGGCGGTCGCCACCCTGTCGCTGGTCGGTCTGGGCGAGACCAGCGGTTCGATGGGGCTGCTGCTGACGGCCACCTTCGCCGGCGGGGTCGGGAACATGCTGGTGATCGTCGGGTTCATGGTCACGGCGACCACCGGCCTCGCCGACCACGAGCAGGGCATGGCCACGGGCCTCGCGACGATGACCCAGCAGATCGGCATCACGATGGGCACCCCGATCATGTCGGCCGTCGCCGCCGCGAACACCGACATCCACGACGGGATCACCACCGCCGTCATCGTCAACACCGCGGTGGTCGTCCTCGGGATCCTCACCTCCTTCCTCTTCCTCCGGAACGGGAAGCCCGCCGCGGAAAGCCGGATCGGCTGA
- a CDS encoding GPP34 family phosphoprotein, with product MDTGLTVGERIALLGLDQRDGTPRDHLRVGAAVAAAPLLRLVRTGGVVARDGKLVATGVPAPGEPLAAAVAAQVREHPEARPQSWLLAVRDQAVTTAYEGLRAKGVVHREGRKVLGAFGSYRYPVTDASVPEALRSELAGVVLDGAAAGPETAELITLLHHAGLHARALPDADPDVVKERMGELAATTGPSGAVGEAVAAALAALTVLLVGIPGLAG from the coding sequence ATGGACACGGGACTGACCGTCGGCGAGCGGATCGCACTGCTCGGGCTGGATCAGCGGGACGGGACACCGCGCGACCACTTGCGCGTGGGCGCCGCGGTGGCGGCGGCTCCGTTGCTCCGACTCGTACGCACCGGTGGGGTGGTGGCCCGCGACGGAAAGCTCGTCGCGACCGGCGTCCCGGCCCCCGGGGAGCCGCTCGCCGCCGCGGTCGCGGCCCAGGTGCGCGAACACCCCGAGGCCCGGCCGCAGTCCTGGCTGCTGGCGGTGCGGGACCAGGCGGTCACCACCGCGTACGAGGGGCTCCGGGCCAAGGGCGTGGTGCACCGGGAAGGACGCAAGGTGCTCGGCGCCTTCGGCTCCTACCGCTACCCGGTCACCGACGCCTCGGTGCCGGAGGCTCTGCGGAGCGAGCTCGCCGGGGTGGTGCTCGACGGGGCGGCGGCCGGACCGGAGACGGCGGAGCTGATCACGCTGCTCCACCACGCGGGCCTGCACGCCCGTGCCCTGCCGGACGCCGACCCTGACGTCGTGAAGGAGCGCATGGGCGAACTGGCCGCCACGACCGGCCCTTCCGGGGCGGTGGGCGAGGCGGTGGCGGCGGCCCTCGCCGCGCTGACGGTGCTGCTGGTGGGCATCCCCGGACTGGCGGGCTGA
- a CDS encoding helix-turn-helix transcriptional regulator encodes MDESELAVLGVQPLDETVYRALLRRPGATAEDLCPALRLGEHELQLALKRLDQQGMVHIGAGGEAFPVDPGIGVGKLAEQRIRALQEEQREILSTSHSLVRQVLHWQGKEGVHEEVETLEGSGLVYERVGELAYFARHELLAMQPSRTLTPECAAMARESDLRCLRRGVAVRALVHRAALQDPVSTSYYRELAAHGAQLRLLDGAFERVLIFDRSTALVESAPEAPDQRALLIRQEGLVKTLRSFFDRSWSHAADAAPLLVGDVEQERLEELQLKVLQIMARTDKDEAGARELGISVRTYRGHVARLLHRLNAATRFQAALLARDKGWI; translated from the coding sequence ATGGATGAGTCGGAACTGGCCGTCCTGGGAGTGCAGCCGCTCGACGAAACGGTGTACCGGGCCCTGCTGCGCCGCCCCGGTGCCACTGCCGAGGATCTGTGCCCGGCGCTCCGTCTCGGTGAGCATGAACTCCAACTCGCTCTGAAACGGCTGGACCAGCAGGGCATGGTTCACATAGGCGCAGGCGGGGAGGCGTTCCCCGTGGACCCCGGGATCGGGGTGGGCAAACTCGCCGAGCAGCGCATCCGGGCCCTCCAGGAAGAACAGCGCGAGATCCTCTCCACCAGCCACTCCCTCGTGCGCCAAGTCCTGCACTGGCAGGGGAAGGAGGGCGTGCACGAGGAAGTCGAGACCCTGGAGGGTTCCGGACTCGTCTACGAACGGGTCGGAGAGCTGGCCTACTTCGCCCGGCACGAGCTGCTCGCGATGCAGCCTTCGCGGACGCTGACACCGGAATGCGCCGCCATGGCGCGCGAATCCGATCTCAGATGCCTGCGGCGGGGTGTCGCCGTGCGGGCGCTGGTGCATCGAGCGGCGCTCCAGGACCCTGTCTCCACCTCGTATTACCGGGAGTTGGCGGCACACGGCGCCCAGCTCCGGCTTCTGGACGGGGCGTTCGAGCGCGTTCTGATATTCGACCGCAGCACCGCTCTGGTGGAATCGGCCCCCGAAGCGCCCGACCAACGCGCCCTGTTGATCCGCCAGGAGGGCCTGGTGAAGACCCTCCGGTCGTTCTTCGACCGGTCCTGGAGCCACGCCGCCGACGCCGCACCGCTGCTGGTCGGCGACGTCGAGCAGGAGCGGCTGGAGGAGCTTCAGCTGAAGGTGCTCCAGATCATGGCCCGTACCGACAAGGACGAGGCGGGGGCGCGTGAACTGGGCATCTCGGTGCGGACCTATCGGGGGCACGTCGCGCGACTCCTCCACCGCCTGAACGCGGCCACCCGCTTCCAGGCCGCACTGCTGGCCCGGGACAAGGGCTGGATCTGA
- a CDS encoding glycosyltransferase — MEHRPAHRRAPRVTVVCPTYNRSEAITRTIDSVRAQTVEDWELLVVSDGSDDDTDEWVERAGREDPRVRLVRHARTGHPSGPRNAGLAEARGAYTAYLDHDDTWHPDHLRLVLELLAGGADMAATGCEYRDASGGVAAELPPLSCCWHPQLQLMGPMFEPTRVAHRSGLAESVGGWRTGAGLEDWDLWLRLADAGHTFATALEPTAVLLTDGGTRRHRMARPHRMPLIHLADARAAHALLGELRAGRHDETFRAACREDMREWYADMVRDGGFVRPVDWHGDLGDEIDRVVGGTGRLFEELVLVPARGRFALARNLLCARAEHARRATASLPGIQPRQLRLLAGLAELAVRQPV, encoded by the coding sequence GTGGAACACCGCCCCGCGCACCGCCGTGCACCCCGGGTGACCGTGGTCTGCCCGACGTACAACCGGTCGGAGGCGATCACCCGGACCATCGACTCCGTCCGGGCCCAGACCGTCGAGGACTGGGAGCTCCTGGTCGTCTCGGACGGCTCCGACGACGACACCGACGAGTGGGTGGAACGGGCGGGCCGGGAGGACCCCCGGGTGCGGCTGGTCCGGCACGCGCGGACCGGTCATCCGAGCGGCCCGCGCAACGCCGGACTGGCCGAGGCCCGGGGCGCGTACACCGCCTACCTCGACCACGACGACACCTGGCACCCGGACCATCTGCGTCTCGTTCTCGAACTCCTGGCAGGCGGGGCCGACATGGCGGCCACCGGGTGCGAGTACCGGGACGCGTCCGGAGGCGTCGCCGCCGAGCTTCCGCCGCTCTCCTGCTGCTGGCACCCGCAACTCCAGCTCATGGGGCCGATGTTCGAGCCCACGCGGGTGGCCCACCGGAGCGGTCTCGCCGAGTCGGTGGGCGGCTGGCGGACGGGGGCGGGCCTGGAGGACTGGGACCTCTGGCTGCGCCTGGCCGACGCGGGCCACACCTTCGCCACCGCGCTGGAGCCCACCGCCGTCCTCCTCACCGACGGCGGGACCCGCCGGCACCGGATGGCCCGCCCGCACCGGATGCCGCTGATCCACCTCGCCGACGCGCGGGCCGCACACGCGCTCCTCGGGGAGTTGCGCGCGGGACGGCACGACGAGACGTTCCGCGCGGCCTGCCGCGAGGACATGCGGGAGTGGTACGCGGACATGGTGCGCGACGGGGGCTTCGTGCGTCCCGTCGACTGGCACGGCGACCTGGGCGACGAGATCGACCGGGTGGTCGGCGGCACCGGCAGGCTCTTCGAGGAGCTCGTCCTCGTGCCCGCCCGGGGCCGCTTCGCCCTCGCCCGGAACCTCCTCTGCGCCCGAGCGGAGCACGCCCGCCGCGCCACCGCGTCACTGCCCGGCATCCAGCCCCGGCAGCTGCGACTGCTGGCGGGGCTGGCGGAACTGGCCGTCCGGCAGCCGGTCTGA
- the lanKC gene encoding class III lanthionine synthetase LanKC, which yields MDILRHLAHCPPGTPFFDRDDADSAAPDDYPAVSEPAPQGWSLHTGPDWAMLTPPDHQLPPQGWKIHVSAVTENAERVLERCREYLVPQGIAFKFIRSRKVLLRRNGKYGDRSASGKFVTVYPRDEEILARVLDELGTVLDGEAGPYILSDLRWRSGPLYVRYGGFVARTMKTATGETVHCIEDPDGNLVPDKRLPAFRPPEWATLPTCLEQALADRNSGTLEDFPYRAEKALHFSNGGGVYRGSDLRTGEPVLLREARPHSGIDTHGNDAVARLEHEHSCLEKLAGLRWFPRLIEARKGHEHHFLVREFIEEDTLAAALTRRLPQAPEADPERTADYTRWALDVLADIERGVTAMHGRGVFFGDLHPGNVLVRPDGTVVFIDLETATTDPDTAQIHAAPGFGAPAGHRGPDIDRYALGCLRVALFAPLTTLMGWGPDKVEQLIAHIAARYPLPEDWGDRIRADLTPLAPAPAPTGAPVLPRTAPAPAFGATAVAEGIEASATPDRADRLFPGDATQFLLPGGGANLAYGTAGVLWALAESGREVPEAHVDLLERAATETADSGDALPGLWTGLAGTASALLRLGRTDAAAGLLARVRAMDPPNDSYFDGLAGIALAQLHLARTTGDEDALKYATAAGEQLTARAAAAPPRRGQSGLMRGRAGGARLLLALYGRTSDTAWLDAARELLTTDVTALGWTTAPSTETGADTEGWAPNAPGSRPLLAAGGAGTALVLADYLEHREDPRFALVVDGVRAAARAAMPRTAGLFHGWAGAALTLRRLGEEPPPRLLDVLDLYRVEYAGRPAFLGHENLRLSTDLATGAAGVLLALGAAGDGPAALPFW from the coding sequence ATGGACATACTTCGGCATCTGGCGCACTGCCCACCCGGCACGCCCTTCTTCGACCGGGACGACGCGGACAGCGCGGCGCCGGACGACTACCCCGCCGTGTCGGAGCCGGCGCCGCAGGGCTGGTCGCTCCACACCGGACCGGACTGGGCGATGCTGACCCCGCCGGACCACCAGCTGCCGCCGCAGGGCTGGAAGATCCACGTGTCGGCGGTCACGGAGAACGCTGAGAGGGTCCTGGAGCGGTGCCGGGAGTACCTGGTGCCGCAGGGGATCGCGTTCAAGTTCATCCGGAGCCGGAAGGTGCTGCTGCGCCGCAACGGCAAGTACGGCGACCGCAGCGCGTCCGGCAAGTTCGTCACGGTCTACCCCCGGGACGAGGAGATCCTCGCCCGGGTCCTGGACGAGCTGGGCACTGTCCTGGACGGCGAGGCCGGTCCGTACATCCTCAGTGACCTGCGGTGGCGGTCCGGGCCGCTGTACGTCCGGTACGGCGGCTTCGTCGCGCGGACCATGAAGACGGCGACCGGCGAGACCGTCCACTGCATCGAGGACCCGGACGGCAACCTGGTGCCCGACAAGCGGCTGCCCGCCTTCCGCCCGCCGGAGTGGGCGACGCTGCCCACCTGCCTGGAACAGGCGCTGGCGGACCGCAACTCCGGCACCCTGGAGGACTTCCCCTACCGCGCCGAGAAGGCCCTGCACTTCTCCAACGGCGGCGGGGTCTACCGGGGCAGCGACCTGCGGACCGGGGAGCCGGTGCTGCTGCGGGAGGCCCGCCCGCACTCCGGGATCGACACCCACGGCAACGACGCCGTCGCCCGGCTGGAGCACGAGCACTCCTGCCTGGAGAAGCTCGCCGGGCTGCGCTGGTTCCCCCGGCTGATCGAGGCCCGCAAGGGTCACGAACACCACTTCCTCGTACGCGAGTTCATCGAAGAGGACACCCTCGCCGCAGCCCTCACCCGCCGGCTCCCGCAAGCCCCGGAGGCCGACCCGGAGCGGACCGCCGACTACACCCGGTGGGCCCTGGACGTGCTCGCGGACATCGAACGGGGCGTCACGGCGATGCACGGCCGGGGCGTCTTCTTCGGCGACCTGCACCCCGGCAACGTCCTGGTGCGCCCCGACGGCACCGTGGTCTTCATCGACCTGGAGACGGCCACGACCGACCCGGACACCGCGCAGATCCACGCGGCCCCCGGCTTCGGCGCCCCCGCCGGGCACCGGGGCCCGGACATCGACCGGTACGCCCTCGGCTGTCTGCGGGTGGCCCTCTTCGCACCGCTGACCACGCTCATGGGCTGGGGGCCGGACAAGGTCGAGCAGCTGATCGCCCACATCGCCGCCCGCTACCCGCTGCCCGAGGACTGGGGCGACCGCATCCGCGCCGACCTCACGCCGCTCGCCCCGGCGCCCGCTCCCACCGGCGCTCCCGTTCTCCCGCGGACCGCGCCCGCCCCGGCCTTCGGCGCGACGGCCGTCGCCGAGGGCATCGAGGCATCCGCCACCCCGGACCGCGCGGACCGGCTCTTCCCCGGTGACGCGACGCAGTTCCTGCTGCCCGGTGGCGGCGCGAACCTCGCCTACGGCACCGCCGGGGTGCTGTGGGCCCTCGCGGAGTCCGGCCGGGAGGTGCCCGAGGCGCACGTGGACCTGCTGGAGCGGGCGGCCACCGAAACCGCCGACTCCGGCGACGCCCTGCCCGGACTCTGGACGGGCCTGGCCGGCACCGCGTCCGCGCTGCTCCGGCTGGGCCGCACGGACGCGGCGGCCGGGCTGCTCGCCCGGGTCCGCGCCATGGACCCGCCCAACGACAGCTACTTCGACGGGCTGGCCGGTATCGCCCTCGCCCAGCTCCACCTCGCCCGCACCACCGGCGACGAGGACGCCCTGAAGTACGCGACGGCCGCGGGCGAGCAGCTCACCGCGCGCGCCGCCGCGGCCCCGCCCCGCCGGGGGCAGTCGGGCCTGATGCGCGGCCGGGCGGGCGGCGCGCGGCTGCTGCTCGCGCTGTACGGGCGGACCTCGGACACCGCCTGGCTGGACGCGGCCCGGGAACTGCTCACCACCGACGTGACGGCCCTCGGCTGGACCACCGCCCCGAGCACGGAAACCGGGGCCGACACCGAGGGCTGGGCGCCCAACGCCCCGGGCAGCAGGCCCCTGTTGGCCGCCGGGGGCGCGGGCACCGCCCTGGTCCTCGCCGACTACCTGGAGCACCGCGAGGACCCGCGCTTCGCCCTGGTCGTCGACGGCGTCCGGGCCGCGGCCCGGGCGGCCATGCCCCGTACCGCCGGGCTCTTCCACGGCTGGGCCGGTGCCGCCCTCACCCTGCGGCGGCTCGGCGAGGAGCCGCCCCCGCGCCTGCTGGACGTGCTGGACCTCTACCGGGTCGAGTACGCCGGGCGGCCCGCCTTCCTCGGCCACGAGAACCTGCGGCTCTCCACCGACCTCGCCACCGGCGCGGCCGGGGTGCTGCTCGCCCTGGGCGCGGCGGGCGACGGGCCGGCCGCGCTGCCCTTCTGGTGA
- the mpaP gene encoding daptide biosynthesis intramembrane metalloprotease: MKLALKRPEPVAPVLPPLPERPALADEVLVHEPAGEGAPWIVQFGAGRYLRVGAGMARLLRSADGTNTAQDIAESLGRPWTAELVGEGLLRAQKMELLQDPAREPVRTRRFTFVPPLTFQYTVVRPDRLLARLRPLTARLAHRAWAVALVALVAGGLLSVGFQLPTATHALSGPLPVSALVALVVVTYLGTALHEMAHGAVLSHYGGKPSRMGVMLFYLTPAFFCDVTDGWRLPNGAQRVRIALAGITVQAAIGGAAGLASAGVALAGGSGTVRELLLLLTVTSFLSGFFNAVPFIKLDGYLALMSHLDVSHLRDRSMADARRLAARVLFGGRYEKTLPELGWAPLFGLACMVFPLYVLGTAFTLWRSMLENMGLVGAVVVSLALLALLTRCCTGALRLGAEALAAGAARWRIAVVSLAGLAAVAAVAVGVTLPYTVTGGFVNEHGRVTFVATGAADLAAVAPGAKVRLTGSGIVLHEELGEAEVASAEPTDVSAPFSVFAPVTGLDELALPASGIRLSTDAPPSRPTGLAEIDAGRRSLGEWLYLRYLAPFWR; encoded by the coding sequence GTGAAACTGGCCCTGAAGCGCCCGGAGCCCGTGGCGCCCGTACTCCCCCCGCTGCCGGAGCGCCCCGCGCTGGCGGACGAGGTGCTGGTGCACGAGCCGGCGGGCGAAGGCGCCCCGTGGATCGTGCAGTTCGGCGCCGGGCGGTATCTGCGGGTCGGCGCCGGGATGGCCCGGCTGCTGCGCTCGGCGGACGGCACCAACACCGCGCAGGACATCGCGGAGAGCCTCGGCCGCCCCTGGACCGCCGAGCTGGTGGGCGAGGGCCTGCTGCGCGCCCAGAAGATGGAGCTGCTCCAGGACCCGGCACGGGAACCCGTACGAACCCGGCGGTTCACGTTCGTACCGCCGCTGACCTTCCAGTACACCGTGGTGCGCCCGGACCGGCTGCTCGCCCGGCTGAGGCCGCTGACGGCACGGCTGGCGCACCGGGCCTGGGCGGTGGCGCTGGTGGCGCTGGTGGCCGGCGGGCTGCTGAGCGTCGGCTTCCAACTACCGACGGCCACCCATGCGTTGAGCGGGCCGCTGCCGGTCTCCGCCCTGGTCGCGCTGGTCGTCGTCACCTACCTCGGCACCGCGCTCCACGAGATGGCGCACGGGGCGGTACTCAGCCATTACGGCGGCAAGCCCAGCCGGATGGGCGTCATGCTCTTCTACCTGACCCCCGCGTTCTTCTGCGACGTCACGGACGGCTGGCGGCTCCCGAACGGCGCCCAGCGGGTCCGCATCGCGCTCGCGGGCATCACCGTGCAGGCCGCGATCGGCGGGGCGGCCGGCCTCGCCTCGGCGGGCGTGGCCCTGGCCGGGGGCAGCGGGACGGTGCGCGAGCTGCTGCTCCTGCTGACCGTGACCAGCTTCCTGTCCGGCTTCTTCAACGCCGTCCCGTTCATCAAGCTCGACGGCTACCTCGCGCTCATGAGCCACCTGGACGTCTCGCACCTGCGCGACCGCTCGATGGCCGACGCCCGGCGCCTGGCCGCGCGGGTGCTCTTCGGCGGGCGGTACGAGAAGACGCTGCCCGAGCTGGGCTGGGCCCCGCTCTTCGGCCTGGCCTGCATGGTCTTCCCGCTGTACGTCCTCGGCACCGCGTTCACGCTCTGGCGCTCGATGCTGGAGAACATGGGCCTGGTCGGCGCGGTCGTCGTGTCGCTGGCGCTGCTCGCCCTGCTGACCCGGTGCTGCACGGGCGCCCTGCGCCTGGGCGCCGAGGCGCTCGCCGCCGGGGCGGCCCGGTGGCGGATCGCGGTCGTCTCGCTCGCCGGACTCGCGGCCGTGGCGGCCGTGGCCGTCGGGGTGACCCTGCCGTACACGGTGACCGGCGGGTTCGTGAACGAGCACGGCCGGGTCACCTTCGTGGCCACCGGCGCGGCCGACCTGGCCGCGGTCGCTCCCGGTGCCAAGGTCCGCCTGACGGGCAGCGGGATCGTGCTGCACGAGGAGCTGGGCGAGGCCGAGGTGGCGTCCGCCGAGCCCACCGACGTCTCCGCGCCCTTCTCCGTGTTCGCCCCGGTGACCGGGCTGGACGAACTGGCCCTGCCGGCCTCCGGCATCCGGCTGAGCACCGACGCGCCACCGTCCCGGCCCACCGGGCTCGCCGAGATCGACGCGGGCCGGCGCAGCCTGGGCGAATGGCTCTACCTCCGGTACCTCGCGCCGTTCTGGCGCTGA